From Aegilops tauschii subsp. strangulata cultivar AL8/78 chromosome 5, Aet v6.0, whole genome shotgun sequence:
TATTTTTCTAATTGTGTGTAATTACAATTAGTAAGAACTTAACTTGGGATTTTTCATAACATATTTTGCATAAACATCTCATATTATTGACTCGGGGCGAAAAATGTAGGAAAATAATCATGAATGCAGGTTATGAACTACAAAAGATAAATAATACCATTCGTCGTGTCTTGCATAAAAATGACAGGACACATGCAGTGCCGGAGCGAGAGAGAAGGTTCAAATCATGAAGATCGGTCCATCCAGGGTACACAAGTTTCAAATCctaaagatctgggatgtgaaaCGCTATTTTCTTTTCCAATCTAAGCCCCCAATTTATTTTTGGAAAACGCTTAGCGTCAACCGGTAGATTTTCTCTCGCTCGTCCACCGTCTCCCACAGGCGACGCGTGTCCCAGTGGGCATGCACCGCTTTGCATCCTGCCTTATCTCCTCGCCCGATTGCTCTCCCATCGACATCTTTTGTTTTCTTATGCCTTCTTTCTTCCTTTCCCAACCATCCATCCTTCTCCATCACACACACAATCTGGGGCATGCTCGGAGATGTTGGCCATGGAGACACCCACGAACAGCCCGTGCCCACCGGGCACGGCCACGGAGGTAGCATGCGAGCATACATGGTCATGCAAGTCTCGCTAGACGTCACAACCCTGTTGTGGGCGGCCATGGAGGGACTATGCGAGCAGCAGCCGTTGCTACAACAGCAAGCGCCATGGATGGATGGCCTTGTCGTTGGCGGCCACGACGCGAACGGCGGTGGTGCTGTCGACAAGGACGTCAGCGTTTCTATAACTTCATCTTCATTGAATTTTTTTCCGCAATATCATCTGTGTTGTAAAAGTTTTTTCCGCAACAACGCCCATACTGCAGAAAAGTGAAGGCGGATTTTTTTCTCTGCAACATCATTTATGTTGCAAAAATGCCTTCCGTCCGCAACAACACCCATGTTGCAGAAAAATGAAGACAACAAAATCTGCAACATCATCTATGTTGCAAAATTTCCTTCCACAACAACACTCATGTTGCAGAAAAGTGAAGACGATAACAATTTCTGCAACAACACCTATGTTGCAAAAGGGTTTGTGCAACATGTGGTCTGTTGCAACGATGGGACGGGGTTGAGCGTTGGATGGCATCAGATCTAACGGTTGCTGGGGCGGTGAATCTTTTTAGATTATCCGTCGGCGGACGCGTAACACTGCCctttatttttctatgcaattTTTTTCAAGTGTGGGTGGGCAGCGCCCCCCTCTACTGACCAACGGCAATGGCGACCAACATATTAGCTAAGGTGGATCCTCACTCTACCTCAGTAACCTCACGTGGAATTCTTCCACGGCCAGGACAAGCCTAACAATATTTATTTTCTTTCTCTTTCGAATTTTTGTTGATATGTTGGCTTTTCAAGGCCTCCTGCCATTTGGAAAAGGTTCTGAAACAAAACGGACCATTTCCGGTCCGTTCTAACAACTCATCACTAAACCTGGAGCCTCTCCTAATTAATCTGAACTAAATCGACAAGCTAGCTAGCTATGGCTAGTCTAGGCTACTCTGAATCCTCGATCGACCGGGCCGGGCTGTTGCTACTGCCCCAGACGTTTGTTCATCGTGGGGGTCTTCATCTCCCATGCACGCAGGTTGGTGAGCTTGATGTCCGACTCGCCATTGTTGAAGACGAATAGGTGTGCGTTGTCCCCGACGGCCTTCCTCGGGTAGACCCTCGTCAGGATGCACGTCTTGCCGCCGGCACCAAAACTTTCCACCACAGAGTGGTCGATCTGAAATGTATTCCGCAACATGGCTTAGAACCACCTCTTGCAAGGGTGCATTCAGTAAGTAACTAATTCAATGTACGTTTTGTGGTTACGTACCAATGTCCTGAGGGCGATCTTCTTGGTCTTGGTTATGTCGATGTTGACGAAGCCGGCGAAGGTCGGCCTGTAGATCTGCGACTCGAATGACGACCTGCTCGATCGATCATTCAGGATTACTGGATCTAGAGTGTGGTAAATTGCAAGTTGTATATAAATATATAAAAGCGTGACTTGAGTGAGTTATATACATGGGATCTACCTTGTAGGGTCGTTGCACATGAGGACGACATAGCTGGTGTCATTGTTCTTGAATACCCTGAAGAAAACAGCTGTTCTTTCCTTGAGGTCGTCGGAGGCGAGCAACCAGAGCCCAAATGGCCCGACGCCGCCCTTGACATGTGAGTTGAGCTTCTTGCACAGCCCCTGCGCGTCTGTCCGCCACGACGCGTTGAATTTCTCCGCCTTCTCAAGGTTCTTGATCATGAACGCCGCCTCCACGTCCGACTGGCATATATAGCATTGGCTCATCATTCACTAACAATTCATAGGGGGCCGCCGCCTCATGGTCTTTATATATACGCTTTGTACTGACCTGCACGGATTTGAAGCCGCCGACCTTGAAGTAGTCGCCGCCCTTGACGGCCTTGTTGCTGACATTGACGTGCTTCGCACGCAATGACTTGATCTCCTCTACCGGCCACTGAATTAGCTGCCTACCGCTCCGTGACAGGAAGATCTTCCTCGGTATCGCCTAAAAATTCAGAAACATTTAAATCTCAGTACGTGAAGAGCCATGTGAAGGTCAGGGGGCCATGGAAAAAACAGTGAAGACATTCTGTTGGTGTGATGCAAATGTGGATGTGTAGTGACCTGGATGCCGGCCCAACCCTTGTTGCGGTCGTCGGGGACAGTGTCTGATTCATTGGCCCAGCCCCAGAGCACGCGACGCTTCTTGACCGGGTCAAAGAATGACTTGGATGCATAGAAGTCGCCATAGTCGTATCGGAGACCGTAGTCATTGTCTGGGAAGTCGAGGTCAGGGGTGTACCTGTCCTTGGCATGGTCGTACCAGCCAATGGTGTAGTACTCGTAGCGCGTTACGTCGAGGCTCACCTTGAGCACATATTTTACCTCCGCAGCGACTGTGCTGTCATGCAGCTCTGCGGTGTCCACAccgctctggtggtgacgtctGCCGCCGGCCACCGCCACGGGGTAGAAGTCTGGGCACTCCCACATCCCCGTGAGCCCAGCGTGCAGCGAGTGGTGTGCCTTGATCCACCTCCTAAAGTCACGGCTCCTGTACAACACCGCGATCCCCCTCATGTTCTCCTTGCTGCCCACCACCAGCCTCCAGTGTCTGCAAATCAACCACGCACATGAGCGTATAGCATAATCTTTGTGTAAATATCAATCCGGCAAAACGTGTTCTACATAATTATTTACATGCATGTATGTCAGCatggcacaagagacaataaatAGTGATGTACGTACCCGTCTGGCCCGTACCAAGCGGTGGTGGGATCACGGAAGGCGCTGGCGTTGATGCCATGGTCGGGGTTGATGATGGGGTTATAGTCGGGCTTGACCCACTTGCGGAGGAAGGGGTCGGAGAGGTTGGCCGGGTACGCGACGTTCTGCACCTGGCGTTCCTTGGGGTCGATGCCTGTGTACATGATGACCGGGACGCCGTTGGGCAGAATGGTGGCAGAGCCCGACCAGCAACCGTTGATGTCGAACGGCTTGGACGGGTAGATCCCGGGCTCCAACGCCACCCAGTCGATGAGGTCGGTCGACACCGAGTGCGCCCAGATGATGTTCCCCCACACGGCGCCCTTGGGGTTGTACTGGTAGAAGAGATGGTACAGCCCCTTGTAGTACATCGGCCCTGCATGCAGCATCCAGACGTTGAGATCGATATGATGTTGGGTCATACAAAGTGCACAACAGATCCATAGTCATGCAAAACTGATTGCTAATTCATTTGACCAATAGATAGATGCCGATCGAGATGATCAATTTGTATGAGTGCACACGTACCATTTGGATCTGATCAATCGTTGCATCGTTGTGAAGAGTTGGTTCGATGTCATCCAATATTAATTAGCAAAGGTCACACAAAAGAAATTGCGAGGAGTGAGTAACTTAATTACTAAAGCAACTGATGGTGAAACGGGGAAATAGTCCACACATACGTACCATTGATCCAATGCTTGGGGGGCTGGAAGTGGTACCCCGTGCGCAGCTCCTTGTCCACCTCCGTGGCCTCCAACGACTGGAGCTCCGGGTATACGACATGCGACGCGTGCACCGCCAACACCGTGCAGTACAACAGAGACACGATCAATGGCGCCGCCGCCATCCCCATTACTAGAGCAGATAGAGCACGTGCAATGCAAAAAATTAGGGAAACGTTTAATCCGCAGGATAGAGCATAACCTAATTTTAGAGGCACATGGCGCTACTAATTAATTTCCGATTAGGAAATCAACATCTGAAGCAGGCATGACATGCGCGAACCTGGATTGGATCGGCCGGCCGATTTTCAGCCGATCTTGCGTCGCGGAGGAGGATGGATTGATGCGGAGATTGAAGAAGAACGACGAAGGATCGGAGGACATGGCTTGCCTGTGGATAATGCGGCTGGATTTATAGGCCGGGTGGAGGAGAGTGATAGAGTCGACGCTCGCGTGATGCGGCGGCGGAGTAGAGTCTTTGGGGATGAGGGCGAGGAGCGAGCACGTCGGGAGCAGTTGAGGACGAGGTCGCTCCATCGACTGGTGCATGGCGGCTCGTTTCTTCGCGCGCTCTTGGTTCGGTTTCTGGCCCGCCTCCGCTGGCTAGGCCCAAATCTCTACTActattaaacaagcaaacatattcATCGCTAAGTACACCCAGTCTAGCCTCCACATAACAACACAAAAAAATTACGGCCTTATGATTAGACCCACAAATTTGAATCTAACCTTTCAGATGATCACTAATCCACGTCAAAAGTACGTTTAGCAGTTTGATGGAGCGGACGAAAACTCTGTCACCCGCCTCTGCACTTATCCCGCAACAATCACAATCGATTCCAGAAAAAGACCTACAATTGCAACCCCAATATCCTCCCGGGAGCTCTCCCCGTCGACCGCACAACGCCCTCATCGGCACGCTCTTCGCCGGAGCGGCCCAGAGCGGCGTGCGCTGGAAGCTGGATCCGGGAAGGAGTGCGGCCACAAGCGGGAGACAAGGGGAGGCGCGGTTGTGCTCTCTCTGGTCGCCGGCGCGGCCACCAGAGGGGAGACGGCCAGGGGAAGCGGCGGCCTACGACTCTGTAGGGGATGCAGCGTCTGGCGGGAGGGGGCGCGTAGTAGGGAAGGCAGCGGTCGGATCCAGGCGCGGGTGAGGCCTGAATGCCACACGGGGCCCATGGCGGCCAGATCCGGGCCACGCATGGGAGCCGGTGGTGTCCCGCCGATGCGTAAAGGAAGCACGGGGCGGCGCGTCAGTGTGTCGTCGTGCACAGCACCGTGCGGGGTGAGCGATGGGATGCAAACGACATTGTAGGCGCCGATGCCGCACATGCTTGAtttgctgctgccgccgcctccgCTTGAGGTCTACGGACGCTGTCGACGAGTTATGAGGCGGAACCATCGAGCACCGAGCTGGAAACGACACCATCGAGGATGACAGACCGCCACCGAGGCTGATTGTTGTGGACGCGCCTGCCCACTACAAGTCTCCTATCGCTGTTGTGTTCCGAGCAGCCAGAGAACTACAGGTGCACGACTCCTGCAACCTGGTATTTGAGATGCATTTCCCAATCGTCCTGATTATGGACTTCTGCTCACGTTTGGTATGAATGAATCTCTGAGAATAATGTGGAATCATCTCATCTTCATACTTCTTCCAGCCAAGTAAGCTTACTTATTTTTCTGATCTGTAGTTCATTTTTATTACAGGAGCGATCTGAATTAAAACAAGAATTCTGTGGAGTCTGCTTGAATCAATTGTTCATCTCTACATTAACGAATAGGTATGGAGTTGCTTACTGTTACTTCAAAATAGCAAGACTGTCTGATGCTTGCTACATAGTGATTAGATaccaataaaaataatatatatttcCTTTTAAGAAGTGCTATATACATTTGCTCTCTGAAACTGGAAGTAATGTCATTGTACCGACTTGTCAATAGATGCTGGTTTTTATGTATGCTTCTTTAATAGCAAGAACATAGTTAATTGTGTTCTTCTTTATTTCCATAAGGCGCTGATTGATTGCTAtttcttcctattttgtagtgaGATTACCAGAGCATCCTGGGCCTCCGACTTCTTGATATGATCACTGGATTGTTCTTTAATATTTAACAACCAAGACTGTTCTTTCCTGCAAAAAATATATTTTCTGTCATGAACTACTAATGTCACTATGATGTCTCAAAGAGCTTTCTTATAAGTTTGTGGTTATGCACATATACATGATCTGGTAAAGGGGGAGACAATGCAAGTGGCAGAGATAGAAAGGTAGAGGTGGAAGAAGAGGGTGTGGTAGAGGAAGAGAAAGTCATGCCAAACAGAAGTGGCAGGGGTTGAGGAAGGTCAGGTACAAGCTGAAGATTAGGAGGAAGATTTACAACCCAGTGTTGAAGGATGTGTCACATTTTGTTTGGCCGTAGCTACAATCCAAAAGGGAGAAATGCAGAAGAATTTGTTCAGACTTGAAACATGTGTGATCGAGGAGAGAGCAACACCCAGCAGTCTGCACTACACACTTGACATATGTACAAAGGTGAAAATTTGCCCTTTTCTTGGTGCTTGTAATTATTGATGTCTCATGGTTAAGATAATAAGTatgcactttgtgatgcttttGTTTTGTTATCTCTGATTAGACCTTGTTCTGTGTCCATGTATAGAAGAAAAATATTTTTTGGGGCGTACTATGACATTTCTGTGCCATGGCACATTTGATTTCAGTTTTTTTGGAGCATACAGATGTACACACCATGATAATATGCTTCTAAGCATGTTCAAGAAAATAACACTTATGTTGGATCATGCTGGATTTTACTAACCTCATCGGTAATGCATCTGTGCATGATCATACTTGATTGCATATTCTCATTCAACGGGAATGGGTGCCCTCACAACCAATATATAGTTGTACATCAATGAAACAACTTCATGTTGACTGAAGTACCAATCAGGCATATTGGCTCTTCTGTACGTGTACGTGATCTAGATTATCTTCTGTTGTGAAGCCCGGGAAGGATATAACCAGATAGACCATGTTGAAATTAGGAGTTAATCATGGCTTAGAATTTTTTTAGTTTCATAGACGTGAAAGAGTTGAGTGTTCTTGAGCAGCTTATAAAATGTAGTCCGTGTTTGCTGACATGTTAGCTCCTATTATATTTTTTCGGGTCTCATATAAGAGCTATTCAACTTATAATCCTGAATAGTTGCATGCAATTTTAAGAATGATTAAAAATCTGTTGCAGGATTTATGTGGGCACATGACATACCCATACATATTGTGAAAGTTTACAAGAGAAGCATGTTGTTCTAAATGAATAGTCGCAAATACGGACCTGGCCATGGAAAGATGAACACTAATTGGCCACAAATGAGCTACATTGTTCAGGTTATGAGTAGTTCTACCTTTATTAGGCTTGCACATCTGGTTTGTCCGTCAGTTAGTTCTCTGACTGGTTTTCATGGTGCACAAACTTGTATCTTACAACTTAGATGAATTATGTCATTTGACCGGCTTATGTGGATTCCACTTATTTCTATGCACACTTGCATATCAAATTTATTTTATTTCCGGTGCCTATTGTAATGTCCGTTTCATAGGAACCAAATAGAAGGAAATAGGAATGGTATTTTTCTGATTGGAAATAGTATACCTTATATTTAGTTAATTTTGGATACAATTATGAAAAATCTTAGATAGATCGTGCTATGAAATTGTTTCTGTGATACAGTATGAACAGTGATGTGTGGCAGACAAACATCTATGGTACAGTGGTTGCCGGCGCTAGCTAAGGGGTGTGGCCATGgtgcatcaatttctataaaaggTCTATATGATGATAGAATTAGGAACCATATGCTCTTCGTATGAGTTATCAAATTTTTTAGAAGGTTTATATGATGATAGAATTTTTATATTTCATAATAAAATGTATTTTAGTTGAAACGTGCGTTGCACGTGCATACTTACTAGTTCGTAGTAAACAAACGGGGTTCTCTGCCGCATGAAACCTCAAACACCATACATATATGGGCCCAAAGTCGTAGCAAACGGGTTTTTCAGCTAGGAAGCTTCTATGCACCGGTTTCAGAAGCATCCGTGCATTTAAATACTAGTTGGACAGTTCCAAATACATATTGAGCACTTTGTCATGAATACAGGTGAACATTTTAACGTACTAAACAATTTTCCATGAATTATTAAACATTTTAACTCGGAACCTGTGGGCGTGTGGGAAATAAGCTCGTCAGCTGGCTCCTAGCGCGTGCCTTCTCTTAAGTGTCACGAAACAATTTTTAATGGTACAACTTAAAAAactacatgaacattttttacatTATGTAAACTTATTTAAAATGTCACCAAAACGAATACTTTCTAGTCGATGGAATTTTTTTCAATCATGTGGACACTTTCAACAAATTCTGTGAAGAAAACATTCATTGTCAAGATTAttattaaaaaaatcatgaacaaTATTTTTGAACgtgcaaacattttttaaatgccaTCAACACTATTTCTATATGATAGAAGTCTTTTGTACTGCATTATCATTTTTTaaag
This genomic window contains:
- the LOC109761720 gene encoding beta-fructofuranosidase, insoluble isoenzyme 3-like isoform X1 — its product is MGMAAAPLIVSLLYCTVLAVHASHVVYPELQSLEATEVDKELRTGYHFQPPKHWINDPNGPMYYKGLYHLFYQYNPKGAVWGNIIWAHSVSTDLIDWVALEPGIYPSKPFDINGCWSGSATILPNGVPVIMYTGIDPKERQVQNVAYPANLSDPFLRKWVKPDYNPIINPDHGINASAFRDPTTAWYGPDGHWRLVVGSKENMRGIAVLYRSRDFRRWIKAHHSLHAGLTGMWECPDFYPVAVAGGRRHHQSGVDTAELHDSTVAAEVKYVLKVSLDVTRYEYYTIGWYDHAKDRYTPDLDFPDNDYGLRYDYGDFYASKSFFDPVKKRRVLWGWANESDTVPDDRNKGWAGIQAIPRKIFLSRSGRQLIQWPVEEIKSLRAKHVNVSNKAVKGGDYFKVGGFKSVQSDVEAAFMIKNLEKAEKFNASWRTDAQGLCKKLNSHVKGGVGPFGLWLLASDDLKERTAVFFRVFKNNDTSYVVLMCNDPTRSSFESQIYRPTFAGFVNIDITKTKKIALRTLIDHSVVESFGAGGKTCILTRVYPRKAVGDNAHLFVFNNGESDIKLTNLRAWEMKTPTMNKRLGQ
- the LOC109761720 gene encoding beta-fructofuranosidase, insoluble isoenzyme 3-like isoform X3; the encoded protein is MGMAAAPLIVSLLYCTVLAVHASHVVYPELQSLEATEVDKELRTGYHFQPPKHWINGPMYYKGLYHLFYQYNPKGAVWGNIIWAHSVSTDLIDWVALEPGIYPSKPFDINGCWSGSATILPNGVPVIMYTGIDPKERQVQNVAYPANLSDPFLRKWVKPDYNPIINPDHGINASAFRDPTTAWYGPDGHWRLVVGSKENMRGIAVLYRSRDFRRWIKAHHSLHAGLTGMWECPDFYPVAVAGGRRHHQSGVDTAELHDSTVAAEVKYVLKVSLDVTRYEYYTIGWYDHAKDRYTPDLDFPDNDYGLRYDYGDFYASKSFFDPVKKRRVLWGWANESDTVPDDRNKGWAGIQAIPRKIFLSRSGRQLIQWPVEEIKSLRAKHVNVSNKAVKGGDYFKVGGFKSVQSDVEAAFMIKNLEKAEKFNASWRTDAQGLCKKLNSHVKGGVGPFGLWLLASDDLKERTAVFFRVFKNNDTSYVVLMCNDPTRSSFESQIYRPTFAGFVNIDITKTKKIALRTLIDHSVVESFGAGGKTCILTRVYPRKAVGDNAHLFVFNNGESDIKLTNLRAWEMKTPTMNKRLGQ
- the LOC109761720 gene encoding beta-fructofuranosidase, insoluble isoenzyme 3-like isoform X2 produces the protein MGMAAAPLIVSLLYCTVLAVHASHVVYPELQSLEATEVDKELRTGYHFQPPKHWINDPNGPMYYKGLYHLFYQYNPKGAVWGNIIWAHSVSTDLIDWVALEPGIYPSKPFDINGCWSGSATILPNGVPVIMYTGIDPKERQVQNVAYPANLSDPFLRKWVKPDYNPIINPDHGINASAFRDPTTAWYGPDGHWRLVVGSKENMRGIAVLYRSRDFRRWIKAHHSLHAGLTGMWECPDFYPVAVAGGRRHHQSGVDTAELHDSTVAAEVKYVLKVSLDVTRYEYYTIGWYDHAKDRYTPDLDFPDNDYGLRYDYGDFYASKSFFDPVKKRRVLWGWANESDTVPDDRNKGWAGIQAIPRKIFLSRSGRQLIQWPVEEIKSLRAKHVNVSNKAVKGGDYFKVGGFKSSDVEAAFMIKNLEKAEKFNASWRTDAQGLCKKLNSHVKGGVGPFGLWLLASDDLKERTAVFFRVFKNNDTSYVVLMCNDPTRSSFESQIYRPTFAGFVNIDITKTKKIALRTLIDHSVVESFGAGGKTCILTRVYPRKAVGDNAHLFVFNNGESDIKLTNLRAWEMKTPTMNKRLGQ